Proteins encoded in a region of the Sander lucioperca isolate FBNREF2018 chromosome 18, SLUC_FBN_1.2, whole genome shotgun sequence genome:
- the LOC116035717 gene encoding formin-like isoform X1, producing the protein MDSVGNNSDGPGRQPTSSLLNVFSSFFGRDTPAPSDAESAVLTSFKELSDEENPLPEGCQTTNRENKLQGRDGIHQNNVTASCDTGQRAESLETCKDQVKTTTLIDLDLVQVTRVETYSDNEENEDEKAANSSTSLLEKLARNREPSLPEEGNNTVEHGDGDELKDANEAEAEYQVPVFRTHKLEERSLANLYSDRFVNRTNSRPVLVSSVSKQADGFSPKQRTTTMSMDVETSGVGENGRDDVGNNESEEFASIDCSLPVPSIISGHLALEASAQNAATASPLKQDLDRTQKEETHEQRAEDGTEEPHSSQVSSSVPSSPEAPKVSVQSFSSPEEPSNSAFITTHPTGFKKNMSRSSATEESPGDIQPSTSPAKQRITAPKTSETNTPPPASSNAPSSTSSPSRGTVLSSPPSFQMPALFSGLRVLKKGAVGEDRETVSEIKQSEKDADLALLSLKKTVNKAKLFPEQKTVTPVKKHAEPKPVTETKSTVMGHLSQLLNVDNHDETKKADAGQDTHPENSRKESDNGEEGAGAKIPGPETPTSPPEKKNRSDLAYETFKSFFGPKTIKKEKTEDVDLEAVKKRIKNDKESLRSIFERTSKSPGKELNSPTEANTEVTSPTDSEDRTPGRLQAVWPPPKPKDEEEKVGLKYTEAEHQAALLQLKRECKEDLERMHSDFELQIFQLRGEHAVSIAHLEGVIAKMQRDNGYNTSQDRGEVRDAAVSTADDLTPKTYRTVSIQTDRETFIKSPEGDSGSLVQSPNQNVPKRLNLDSIGLNLKAETAPGASGPPPPPPPPPPPPLPPGLSGPPPPPPPPPLLGNTGAPPPPPPPLPGGRPPPPPPPPPPPGLPGAGPPPPPPPPGCGPPPPPPMGFSFDQKVEKAPRKLAVEPACPMKPLYWTRIQIQDNNNNTLWGSLEEPNIVDANEFEDLFSKATLQPVKKPLSDTYEKKAKTKKIIKLLDGKRSQAVGILISSLHLEMKDIKQAVLTVDNSVVDLETIEALYENRATSDEMVKITRHYENSKEDEVKLLDKPEQFLYELSQIPDFAGRAHCIIFQSVFLDTISSIRRKVEIISNVSKELLECNSLRDVLGLVLAFGNYMNGGNRTRGQADGFGLEILPKLKDVKSRDNRMNLVDYVVLYYLRNFDKFKHAGTEKSVFPMPEPQDFFQAGQVKFEDLTKDIRKLNKDLTACEKSVQKVCANSSEENLQPFKEKMEGFISAAQKQHSAEEDRLSAAQRSFQDMVSYFGVKPKSGEKDVAPSYVFMFWYEFCNDFKNSWIRQNKNISKERLKEAQENIKKITAEKRVETKKINANSLKERLRQKEASVSSS; encoded by the exons ATGGACAGTGTGGGTAATAACTCAGATGGACCGGGGAGGCAGCCCACTAGTTCCCTCCTGAATGTCTTCAGCAGTTTCTTTGGCCGTGATACACCTGCCCCTTCAGACGCAGAGTCGGCTGTGCTGACATCTTTCAAGGAGCTGTCGGATGAGGAGAATCCTCTTCCTGAAGGCTGTCAAACCACTAACCGTGAGAACAAGCTCCAAGGGAGGGACGGTATTCATCAGAATAATGTGACTGCTTCCTGTGATACAGGGCAGAGGGCTGAATCACTGGAAACCTGCAAGGACCAAGTTAAAACAACAACCTTGATTGATCTAGATCTGGTCCAGGTCACGAGGGTGGAAACGTATAGTGACAATGAGGAAAATGAGGATGAGAAGGCGGCCAACAGCAGCACTAGTCTGTTGGAGAAGCTTGCCAGGAACAGGGAGCCTTCCCTACCTGAGGAGGGTAATAATACAGTGGAGCATGGTGATGGAGATGAGCTAAAAGATGCCAATGAGGCAGAAGCAGAGTACCAAGTGCCTGTGTTTAGAACTCACAAACTTGAGGAGAGATCACTAGCTAATCTATATTCAGACAGGTTTGTCAACAGAACTAACTCGAGGCCAGTTCTGGTCTCTTCAGTTTCCAAACAGGCAGATGGCTTCAGTCCCAAGCAGCGCACCACCACCATGTCTATGGATGTAGAAACTTCTGGTGTGGGAGAGAATGGTAGAGACGATGTGGGAAACAATGAGAGTGAAGAGTTTGCCAGCATAGATTGTTCTCTGCCTGTTCCTTCTATCATCTCCGGACATCTGGCTTTGGAGGCCTCAGCTCAAAATGCTGCAACAGCCTCTCCTTTAAAGCAGGATTTAGATAGAACACAGAAGGAGGAGACACATGAGCAAAGGGCTGAGGATGGGACTGAGGAACCTCACTCCAGCCAGGTGTCCTCCTCTGTTCCCTCCAGCCCTGAGGCTCCCAAAGTTTCAGTCCAATCATTCTCCAGTCCAGAGGAGCCGTCAAACTCTGCTTTTATCACAACTCACCCTacagggtttaaaaaaaacatgtcacgGTCATCTGCAACTGAAGAGTCCCCAGGTGATATCCAGCCAAGTACCAGCCCTGCTAAACAGCGCATAACCGCTCCAAAGACATCAGAAACAAACACGCCACCTCCAGCTTCATCCAATGCACCCTCCTCTACCTCATCCCCATCCAGGGGCACGGTGCTCTCTTCGCCCCCTTCCTTCCAGATGCCAGCTCTCTTCAGTGGGTTGCGGGTGCTGAAGAAAGGAGCGGTGGGGGAAGACAGGGAGACAGTGTCAGAGATCAAACAGAGTGAGAAGGATGCTGACCTGGCTCTGCTCAGCCTGAAGAAGACGGTAAATAAAGCCAAGCTCTTCCCTGAGCAGAAGACAGTCACTCCAGTCAAAAAACATGCAGAGCCTAAACCTGTTACAGAAACAAAAAGCACTGTAATGGGACACTTGAGTCAGCTGCTCAATGTAGACAACCACGATGAGACCAAAAAGGCAGATGCTGGGCAGGATACTCATCctgaaaacagcagaaaagAATCTGATAATGGAGAAGAGGGTGCAGGAGCGAAAATTCCAGGCCCAGAAACCCCCACATCCCCACCGGAGAAAAAGAACAGATCAGACTTGGCCTATGAAACCTTCAAGAGCTTCTTCGGCCCCAAAACtatcaaaaaggaaaaaacagaaGATGTGGACCTGGAGGCCGTGAAAAAGAGAATCAAGAATGACAAGGAAAGCCTAAGGTCTATTTTTGAGAGAACTTCCAAATCCCCTGGCAAGGAACTCAACAGTCCCACAGAGGCTAAT ACGGAGGTCACATCTCCTACAGACAGTGAGGACCGGACCCCAGGGCGTCTTCAGGCTGTGTGGCCCCCACCCAAACCTAAAGATGAGGAAGAGAAGGTGGGGCTCAAATACACCGAGGCAG AGCACCAGGCTGCCCTCTTGCAGCTGAAGAGAGAGTGCAAGGAAGATCTGGAGAGGATGCAT TCTGACTTTGAGCTTCAAATCTTCCAACTGCGAGGTGAGCATGCTGTCTCAATAGCACATCTGGAAGGAGTCATTGCTAAGATGCAAAGAGACAATGGGTATAATACAAGTCAGGACCGGGGTGAGGTCCGCGATGCTGCTGTGTCCACTGCAGATGACCTGACACCCAAGACCTACCGCACTGTGAGCATCCAGACGGACAGGGAGACCTTCATCAAGAGCCCTGAGGGTGACAGTGGCAGCCTTGTTCAAAGCCCCAACCAGAATGTGCCGAAAAGACTCAACTTGGACTCTATTGGACTAAATCTAAAAGCTGAAACGGCCCCAGGCGCTTCTGGACCGCCCCCACCCCCGCCTccgcctccccctccccctctcccaccGGGCCTCTCGGgccctccccccccacccccacctccTCCTTTGCTAGGCAACACTGGAGCACCGCCCCCTCCGCCACCTCCACTCCCTGGAGGTCGTCCGCCGCCCCCACCACCTCCCCCTCCCCCGCCTGGCCTACCTGGAGCTggtccacctcctcctccccctcctccaggCTGTGGCCCGCCACCTCCTCCCCCTATGGGCTTCAGTTTCGACCAGAAGGTGGAGAAGGCCCCACGGAAACTTGCCGTTGAGCCAGCATGTCCCATGAAGCCTCTATACTGGACCAGGATACAGATACAGGACAATAA CAACAACACACTCTGGGGTTCTCTGGAGGAACCAAACATCGTCGACGCCAATGAGTTTGAGGATCTTTTCTCCAAGGCCACGCTGCAGCCAGTGAAGAAGCCCCTGTCGGACACCTATGAGAAGAAAGCCAAAACTAAGAAG aTTATCAAGCTGCTGGATGGGAAACGTTCACAAGCAGTCGGCATCCTCATATCGAGCCTGCATCTGGAGATGAAGGACATTAAGCAAG CTGTTCTGACTGTGGACAACTCTGTGGTGGATTTGGAGACCATTGAGGCTTTATATGAAAAT AGGGCCACCAGTGATGAGATGGTCAAGATAACGAGGCATTATGAGAATTCTAAAGAAGATGAAGTCAAACTGCTGGATAAACCTGAGCA GTTTCTCTATGAGCTCTCTCAGATTCCCGACTTTGCGGGCCGAGCCCACTGTATCATCTTCCAGTCAGTATTTCTCGATACCATCTCCTCCATCCGTCGCAAGGTGGAGATCATCTCGAATGTCAGCAAA gagctGTTGGAGTGTAATAGCTTGCGGGATGTATTAGGTCTTGTTCTGGCCTTTGGGAACTATATGAACGGAGGGAACAGGACAAGAGGTCAAGCTGATGGCTTTGGACTGGAGATCCTCCCCAAACTAAAGGACGTCAAGAGCAGG GACAATCGTATGAACCTGGTGGATTATGTTGTTTTGTACTACCTGCGTAATTTTGACAAA TTCAAGCATGCCGGCACAGAAAAGAGTGTGTTCCCTATGCCGGAGCCCCAGGATTTCTTCCAGGCTGGTCAGGTTAAGTTTGAAGACCTCACCAAGGACATCAGAAAGCTGAATAAAGATCTGACTG CTTGTGAGAAGAGCGTGCAGAAGGTGTGTGCTAACTCGTCAGAGGAAAACCTCCAGCCCTTCAAGGAGAAGATGGAAGGATTCATCTCTGCCG
- the LOC116035717 gene encoding formin-like isoform X2 — translation MDSVGNNSDGPGRQPTSSLLNVFSSFFGRDTPAPSDAESAVLTSFKELSDEENPLPEGCQTTNRENKLQGRDGIHQNNVTASCDTGQRAESLETCKDQVKTTTLIDLDLVQVTRVETYSDNEENEDEKAANSSTSLLEKLARNREPSLPEEGNNTVEHGDGDELKDANEAEAEYQVPVFRTHKLEERSLANLYSDRFVNRTNSRPVLVSSVSKQADGFSPKQRTTTMSMDVETSGVGENGRDDVGNNESEEFASIDCSLPVPSIISGHLALEASAQNAATASPLKQDLDRTQKEETHEQRAEDGTEEPHSSQVSSSVPSSPEAPKVSVQSFSSPEEPSNSAFITTHPTGFKKNMSRSSATEESPGDIQPSTSPAKQRITAPKTSETNTPPPASSNAPSSTSSPSRGTVLSSPPSFQMPALFSGLRVLKKGAVGEDRETVSEIKQSEKDADLALLSLKKTVNKAKLFPEQKTVTPVKKHAEPKPVTETKSTVMGHLSQLLNVDNHDETKKADAGQDTHPENSRKESDNGEEGAGAKIPGPETPTSPPEKKNRSDLAYETFKSFFGPKTIKKEKTEDVDLEAVKKRIKNDKESLRSIFERTSKSPGKELNSPTEANTEVTSPTDSEDRTPGRLQAVWPPPKPKDEEEKVGLKYTEAEHQAALLQLKRECKEDLERMHSDFELQIFQLRGEHAVSIAHLEGVIAKMQRDNGYNTSQDRGEVRDAAVSTADDLTPKTYRTVSIQTDRETFIKSPEGDSGSLVQSPNQNVPKRLNLDSIGLNLKAETAPGASGPPPPPPPPPPPPLPPGLSGPPPPPPPPPLLGNTGAPPPPPPPLPGGRPPPPPPPPPPPGLPGAGPPPPPPPPGCGPPPPPPMGFSFDQKVEKAPRKLAVEPACPMKPLYWTRIQIQDNNNNTLWGSLEEPNIVDANEFEDLFSKATLQPVKKPLSDTYEKKAKTKKIIKLLDGKRSQAVGILISSLHLEMKDIKQAVLTVDNSVVDLETIEALYENRATSDEMVKITRHYENSKEDEVKLLDKPEQFLYELSQIPDFAGRAHCIIFQSVFLDTISSIRRKVEIISNVSKELLECNSLRDVLGLVLAFGNYMNGGNRTRGQADGFGLEILPKLKDVKSRDNRMNLVDYVVLYYLRNFDKHAGTEKSVFPMPEPQDFFQAGQVKFEDLTKDIRKLNKDLTACEKSVQKVCANSSEENLQPFKEKMEGFISAAQKQHSAEEDRLSAAQRSFQDMVSYFGVKPKSGEKDVAPSYVFMFWYEFCNDFKNSWIRQNKNISKERLKEAQENIKKITAEKRVETKKINANSLKERLRQKEASVSSS, via the exons ATGGACAGTGTGGGTAATAACTCAGATGGACCGGGGAGGCAGCCCACTAGTTCCCTCCTGAATGTCTTCAGCAGTTTCTTTGGCCGTGATACACCTGCCCCTTCAGACGCAGAGTCGGCTGTGCTGACATCTTTCAAGGAGCTGTCGGATGAGGAGAATCCTCTTCCTGAAGGCTGTCAAACCACTAACCGTGAGAACAAGCTCCAAGGGAGGGACGGTATTCATCAGAATAATGTGACTGCTTCCTGTGATACAGGGCAGAGGGCTGAATCACTGGAAACCTGCAAGGACCAAGTTAAAACAACAACCTTGATTGATCTAGATCTGGTCCAGGTCACGAGGGTGGAAACGTATAGTGACAATGAGGAAAATGAGGATGAGAAGGCGGCCAACAGCAGCACTAGTCTGTTGGAGAAGCTTGCCAGGAACAGGGAGCCTTCCCTACCTGAGGAGGGTAATAATACAGTGGAGCATGGTGATGGAGATGAGCTAAAAGATGCCAATGAGGCAGAAGCAGAGTACCAAGTGCCTGTGTTTAGAACTCACAAACTTGAGGAGAGATCACTAGCTAATCTATATTCAGACAGGTTTGTCAACAGAACTAACTCGAGGCCAGTTCTGGTCTCTTCAGTTTCCAAACAGGCAGATGGCTTCAGTCCCAAGCAGCGCACCACCACCATGTCTATGGATGTAGAAACTTCTGGTGTGGGAGAGAATGGTAGAGACGATGTGGGAAACAATGAGAGTGAAGAGTTTGCCAGCATAGATTGTTCTCTGCCTGTTCCTTCTATCATCTCCGGACATCTGGCTTTGGAGGCCTCAGCTCAAAATGCTGCAACAGCCTCTCCTTTAAAGCAGGATTTAGATAGAACACAGAAGGAGGAGACACATGAGCAAAGGGCTGAGGATGGGACTGAGGAACCTCACTCCAGCCAGGTGTCCTCCTCTGTTCCCTCCAGCCCTGAGGCTCCCAAAGTTTCAGTCCAATCATTCTCCAGTCCAGAGGAGCCGTCAAACTCTGCTTTTATCACAACTCACCCTacagggtttaaaaaaaacatgtcacgGTCATCTGCAACTGAAGAGTCCCCAGGTGATATCCAGCCAAGTACCAGCCCTGCTAAACAGCGCATAACCGCTCCAAAGACATCAGAAACAAACACGCCACCTCCAGCTTCATCCAATGCACCCTCCTCTACCTCATCCCCATCCAGGGGCACGGTGCTCTCTTCGCCCCCTTCCTTCCAGATGCCAGCTCTCTTCAGTGGGTTGCGGGTGCTGAAGAAAGGAGCGGTGGGGGAAGACAGGGAGACAGTGTCAGAGATCAAACAGAGTGAGAAGGATGCTGACCTGGCTCTGCTCAGCCTGAAGAAGACGGTAAATAAAGCCAAGCTCTTCCCTGAGCAGAAGACAGTCACTCCAGTCAAAAAACATGCAGAGCCTAAACCTGTTACAGAAACAAAAAGCACTGTAATGGGACACTTGAGTCAGCTGCTCAATGTAGACAACCACGATGAGACCAAAAAGGCAGATGCTGGGCAGGATACTCATCctgaaaacagcagaaaagAATCTGATAATGGAGAAGAGGGTGCAGGAGCGAAAATTCCAGGCCCAGAAACCCCCACATCCCCACCGGAGAAAAAGAACAGATCAGACTTGGCCTATGAAACCTTCAAGAGCTTCTTCGGCCCCAAAACtatcaaaaaggaaaaaacagaaGATGTGGACCTGGAGGCCGTGAAAAAGAGAATCAAGAATGACAAGGAAAGCCTAAGGTCTATTTTTGAGAGAACTTCCAAATCCCCTGGCAAGGAACTCAACAGTCCCACAGAGGCTAAT ACGGAGGTCACATCTCCTACAGACAGTGAGGACCGGACCCCAGGGCGTCTTCAGGCTGTGTGGCCCCCACCCAAACCTAAAGATGAGGAAGAGAAGGTGGGGCTCAAATACACCGAGGCAG AGCACCAGGCTGCCCTCTTGCAGCTGAAGAGAGAGTGCAAGGAAGATCTGGAGAGGATGCAT TCTGACTTTGAGCTTCAAATCTTCCAACTGCGAGGTGAGCATGCTGTCTCAATAGCACATCTGGAAGGAGTCATTGCTAAGATGCAAAGAGACAATGGGTATAATACAAGTCAGGACCGGGGTGAGGTCCGCGATGCTGCTGTGTCCACTGCAGATGACCTGACACCCAAGACCTACCGCACTGTGAGCATCCAGACGGACAGGGAGACCTTCATCAAGAGCCCTGAGGGTGACAGTGGCAGCCTTGTTCAAAGCCCCAACCAGAATGTGCCGAAAAGACTCAACTTGGACTCTATTGGACTAAATCTAAAAGCTGAAACGGCCCCAGGCGCTTCTGGACCGCCCCCACCCCCGCCTccgcctccccctccccctctcccaccGGGCCTCTCGGgccctccccccccacccccacctccTCCTTTGCTAGGCAACACTGGAGCACCGCCCCCTCCGCCACCTCCACTCCCTGGAGGTCGTCCGCCGCCCCCACCACCTCCCCCTCCCCCGCCTGGCCTACCTGGAGCTggtccacctcctcctccccctcctccaggCTGTGGCCCGCCACCTCCTCCCCCTATGGGCTTCAGTTTCGACCAGAAGGTGGAGAAGGCCCCACGGAAACTTGCCGTTGAGCCAGCATGTCCCATGAAGCCTCTATACTGGACCAGGATACAGATACAGGACAATAA CAACAACACACTCTGGGGTTCTCTGGAGGAACCAAACATCGTCGACGCCAATGAGTTTGAGGATCTTTTCTCCAAGGCCACGCTGCAGCCAGTGAAGAAGCCCCTGTCGGACACCTATGAGAAGAAAGCCAAAACTAAGAAG aTTATCAAGCTGCTGGATGGGAAACGTTCACAAGCAGTCGGCATCCTCATATCGAGCCTGCATCTGGAGATGAAGGACATTAAGCAAG CTGTTCTGACTGTGGACAACTCTGTGGTGGATTTGGAGACCATTGAGGCTTTATATGAAAAT AGGGCCACCAGTGATGAGATGGTCAAGATAACGAGGCATTATGAGAATTCTAAAGAAGATGAAGTCAAACTGCTGGATAAACCTGAGCA GTTTCTCTATGAGCTCTCTCAGATTCCCGACTTTGCGGGCCGAGCCCACTGTATCATCTTCCAGTCAGTATTTCTCGATACCATCTCCTCCATCCGTCGCAAGGTGGAGATCATCTCGAATGTCAGCAAA gagctGTTGGAGTGTAATAGCTTGCGGGATGTATTAGGTCTTGTTCTGGCCTTTGGGAACTATATGAACGGAGGGAACAGGACAAGAGGTCAAGCTGATGGCTTTGGACTGGAGATCCTCCCCAAACTAAAGGACGTCAAGAGCAGG GACAATCGTATGAACCTGGTGGATTATGTTGTTTTGTACTACCTGCGTAATTTTGACAAA CATGCCGGCACAGAAAAGAGTGTGTTCCCTATGCCGGAGCCCCAGGATTTCTTCCAGGCTGGTCAGGTTAAGTTTGAAGACCTCACCAAGGACATCAGAAAGCTGAATAAAGATCTGACTG CTTGTGAGAAGAGCGTGCAGAAGGTGTGTGCTAACTCGTCAGAGGAAAACCTCCAGCCCTTCAAGGAGAAGATGGAAGGATTCATCTCTGCCG